One window from the genome of Mucilaginibacter ginsenosidivorans encodes:
- a CDS encoding ABC transporter permease, protein MIRNYLKVAWRNLIKNKASSAINIGGLAVGMAVVILIGLWIWDELSFNKNFKNYDHIAQVLQNNTMNGEVGTGNSVPWPMGDALRKDFGSNFKHVTMARFPFGHILAFGDKKLTETGTYLEPEALDMFSVKMLQGTRAALNDQSSVILSASAAKAYFGNADPMDQVMKIDNRQIVKVTGIYEDFPDNSSFAGVNFISPWQLYSNTDELTKQADTWRCNCYLAYVQTADNADVNKVSAKIRDIKHDKVNKIELKQKNEVFLDPMKNWHLYAEFKNGVHAGGRIQYVWLFGIIGGFVLLLACINFMNLSTARSEKRAKEVGIRKAVGSLRPQLIYQFLSESILATLFAFILAIILVQLALPFFNDIAGKKMSILWGNPLFWGLGIGFSLITGLISGSYPALYLSSFKPVKVLKGTFKVGPLAAIPRKVLVVMQFTVSVVLIIGTIVVFRQIQFAKDRPVGYSRNGLIAIPMATGDIHNKFDIVKNELVKSGAVAEIAESTSPTTGDYSTNSGFDWKGKDPALAVEFPNIDVSPGYGKTVGWQFIAGRDLSADYLTDSLAFVINETAAKFMGLKHPVGETIKWDGVPYHVIGVIRDMVSESPYEPVRPTLYHMLKGSGDFVMVRINPHAGTHEALGKIEKVFKAYNPAQPFDYQFADAEYAKKFGNEERIGKLASSFAGLAIFISCLGLFGMASFMAEQRVKEIGVRKVLGASILNLWSLLSKDFVMLVAISLVIASPIAYYFMQNWLKNYRYHSGIDWWIFGVTAVGAMAITLLTISYQSIKAALANPVKSLRSE, encoded by the coding sequence ATGATACGGAATTACCTAAAAGTTGCCTGGCGCAACCTCATCAAAAACAAAGCCTCATCAGCCATCAATATTGGCGGCCTGGCTGTGGGCATGGCGGTAGTGATATTGATCGGCTTGTGGATATGGGACGAATTATCGTTCAACAAGAACTTTAAAAATTACGACCACATTGCGCAGGTGCTGCAAAATAACACCATGAATGGTGAAGTTGGCACCGGCAACTCCGTGCCATGGCCCATGGGCGATGCGCTTCGCAAAGATTTTGGCAGCAATTTTAAACATGTCACCATGGCCCGGTTTCCGTTTGGCCATATACTGGCATTTGGTGATAAGAAACTCACCGAAACAGGTACTTATCTCGAACCGGAGGCACTTGACATGTTCTCGGTAAAAATGTTGCAGGGAACGCGGGCTGCGTTGAACGATCAGTCTTCTGTTATACTTTCAGCATCTGCTGCTAAAGCCTATTTCGGGAATGCAGACCCGATGGATCAGGTCATGAAAATTGACAACAGGCAAATTGTAAAAGTGACGGGAATTTATGAAGATTTCCCGGACAATTCCTCGTTTGCCGGTGTTAATTTTATTTCACCATGGCAGTTGTATTCAAACACAGATGAGCTTACAAAACAAGCAGATACCTGGCGCTGCAATTGTTACCTGGCCTATGTTCAAACGGCTGATAACGCCGACGTAAATAAAGTTTCCGCAAAGATCAGGGATATCAAACACGACAAGGTGAACAAGATCGAGTTGAAGCAAAAGAATGAGGTTTTTCTTGACCCGATGAAAAACTGGCATCTATATGCCGAGTTCAAAAATGGTGTCCATGCCGGCGGCCGCATTCAGTATGTTTGGCTGTTCGGTATAATCGGGGGTTTTGTGTTGCTACTGGCCTGTATCAATTTTATGAACTTAAGCACCGCCCGGTCCGAAAAACGGGCAAAGGAAGTTGGTATCCGCAAGGCTGTGGGCTCGTTGCGCCCCCAGCTCATTTACCAGTTCCTTAGTGAATCCATTTTGGCGACACTTTTTGCGTTTATACTGGCTATCATTCTCGTGCAGCTGGCCTTACCATTTTTCAATGACATAGCCGGTAAAAAAATGTCCATTTTATGGGGCAACCCACTGTTTTGGGGGCTCGGTATCGGTTTTAGCCTGATAACCGGGCTTATATCGGGCAGCTACCCGGCGTTGTATTTGTCGTCATTCAAACCAGTCAAAGTATTAAAGGGTACATTCAAAGTTGGTCCATTGGCAGCAATACCGCGCAAGGTATTGGTGGTGATGCAATTCACCGTTTCTGTTGTGCTTATTATCGGTACCATTGTCGTTTTCAGGCAAATACAATTTGCCAAGGATCGGCCGGTAGGCTACAGCCGCAATGGGCTCATAGCTATTCCAATGGCAACCGGCGACATCCATAATAAATTCGATATTGTGAAGAATGAACTTGTAAAAAGCGGGGCGGTAGCCGAAATAGCCGAATCCACCAGTCCAACTACAGGCGACTATTCCACCAACAGCGGCTTTGACTGGAAGGGCAAAGACCCGGCCCTTGCTGTCGAATTTCCCAATATTGATGTTTCGCCCGGTTATGGTAAAACTGTAGGCTGGCAATTTATAGCCGGCCGCGATTTGTCGGCAGACTATCTTACCGATTCGTTAGCATTCGTGATCAATGAAACCGCTGCAAAATTCATGGGGCTTAAACACCCGGTGGGCGAAACAATTAAATGGGACGGCGTGCCCTATCATGTAATAGGTGTGATAAGGGATATGGTGTCCGAATCGCCGTACGAACCCGTTAGGCCGACACTTTACCACATGCTAAAAGGCAGCGGCGATTTTGTTATGGTCCGGATCAACCCGCATGCAGGTACCCATGAGGCCCTTGGCAAAATTGAAAAAGTATTTAAAGCTTATAATCCTGCTCAGCCCTTCGATTACCAGTTCGCCGACGCAGAATACGCAAAAAAGTTTGGTAACGAAGAACGCATAGGCAAACTGGCTAGTTCATTTGCTGGCCTGGCAATATTTATCAGCTGCCTCGGTTTGTTCGGGATGGCCTCTTTCATGGCCGAGCAGCGCGTTAAAGAAATTGGCGTCCGCAAGGTTTTGGGGGCATCCATACTCAACCTGTGGAGCCTGCTGTCGAAGGATTTCGTAATGCTGGTAGCTATCTCGCTGGTTATAGCATCACCGATAGCTTATTATTTTATGCAAAACTGGCTGAAAAATTACCGCTATCATTCAGGTATAGACTGGTGGATATTTGGAGTGACTGCGGTAGGTGCGATGGCGATAACATTGCTTACCATAAGCTACCAGAGCATCAAAGCAGCTTTGGCCAACCCGGTGAAAAGTTTGCGGAGTGAGTGA
- a CDS encoding ABC transporter permease has product MIKNNLKVAWRNLVKNKASSLINIGGLAVGMAVVMLISFWIWDEVTFDRYHKNYNRIAQVIQNVTNNGEVQTWWQVPYPLAAEIRKNYGSDFKQVVMSTGLGGNMLALGNKKLSEQGVFMETGGPELFTLNMLKGNRNALKDPSSILISASTAKAFFGNNDPMFKVLKLNNSDNLTVAGVYEDLPKNSTLADMAFIGSWDRFASDNQLNQMKEPWRPNFVSLYVQLADNADLAKVSLKIKDEKLRHVSAFLAKKKPALFLQPMSKWHLYDEFKEGKNTGGRIQYVWLFGIIGVFVLLLACINFMNLSTARSEKRAREVGIRKAIGSLRAQLVYQFFSESLLCVLIAFVISLLLAQLSLSFFNQVAGKQMTIPWENTGFWIAGIGFSFFTGIITGSYPAFYLSSFKPVKVLKGSFRVGRLASVPRKVLVVLQFTVSVVLIIGTIVVFRQIQYAKDRPVGYSRDGLVAVPMLTDQIHKHFDVVKSALINTGMVTNVAEAGSPPTSGAGSTSAVEWPGKDPNMSTDFQQNNISYDYGKTIGWEFSSGRDFSRTFLSDSAAVIVNQAAVDFMKMKNPTETYITYYNKQYKIVGVTKDIIIGSPYEQARPVIYFLSKDPSSYVLLKINPKASAGEAVDKIASVFKTYNPEQPFEYHFVDQEYAKKFGNEERVSKLATAFASLAIFISCLGLFGMASFMAEQRVKEIGVRKVLGASVFNLWQLLSKDFAVLVIISLIIASPLGYYLMHNWLQNYQYHTGVSWWIFAVTAAGAMLITLLTVSYQSIKAALANPVKSLRSE; this is encoded by the coding sequence ATGATAAAGAACAATTTAAAAGTTGCCTGGCGCAATCTCGTTAAAAACAAGGCTTCCTCTTTAATAAACATAGGCGGCCTTGCTGTGGGCATGGCAGTAGTGATGCTCATCAGTTTTTGGATATGGGATGAAGTAACTTTTGACCGGTATCATAAAAACTACAACCGTATTGCGCAGGTCATTCAAAACGTTACTAATAACGGCGAGGTACAGACCTGGTGGCAGGTACCTTACCCGCTTGCGGCCGAAATACGTAAAAACTACGGAAGCGACTTTAAACAGGTGGTAATGTCGACAGGCCTCGGCGGAAATATGCTGGCCCTGGGTAATAAAAAACTGAGCGAACAAGGTGTGTTTATGGAAACCGGCGGACCGGAATTATTTACGCTGAACATGCTTAAAGGCAACCGTAACGCGCTGAAGGATCCATCGTCCATATTGATATCGGCCTCGACGGCTAAGGCATTTTTCGGCAATAACGACCCTATGTTTAAAGTATTGAAGCTGAACAATTCGGATAATCTGACAGTGGCCGGGGTTTACGAGGATCTGCCCAAAAACTCTACGCTGGCCGATATGGCCTTCATCGGTTCGTGGGATCGTTTTGCATCGGATAATCAGCTCAACCAGATGAAGGAGCCATGGCGGCCGAACTTCGTTTCCCTGTATGTTCAACTGGCTGATAACGCCGATCTGGCCAAAGTATCGTTAAAGATAAAAGATGAAAAATTGCGGCATGTAAGCGCATTCCTGGCCAAAAAGAAGCCGGCTTTATTCCTGCAACCGATGAGCAAATGGCATTTGTATGATGAGTTCAAAGAAGGCAAAAACACGGGCGGACGGATACAATATGTCTGGCTTTTCGGCATCATAGGCGTTTTTGTATTACTGCTGGCGTGCATCAATTTTATGAACCTTAGCACCGCCCGGTCCGAAAAGCGTGCCCGCGAAGTTGGTATCCGCAAGGCCATCGGTTCGTTGCGGGCACAGTTGGTTTACCAGTTTTTTAGCGAATCGCTGCTATGTGTGTTGATTGCCTTCGTGATCTCGCTGCTTTTGGCGCAATTAAGCCTTTCGTTTTTTAACCAGGTGGCTGGTAAGCAAATGACCATCCCATGGGAAAATACCGGCTTCTGGATAGCGGGAATAGGTTTTAGCTTTTTCACCGGAATTATTACCGGGAGCTATCCGGCGTTTTACCTGTCATCGTTTAAACCCGTAAAAGTATTAAAAGGATCGTTCCGTGTCGGGCGGCTGGCTTCAGTGCCCCGCAAGGTACTGGTTGTGTTGCAATTCACCGTTTCCGTTGTGCTTATCATCGGGACGATAGTAGTATTCAGGCAGATCCAATACGCAAAGGACCGCCCGGTAGGTTACAGCCGCGATGGGCTGGTGGCCGTGCCGATGTTGACCGACCAGATACATAAACATTTTGATGTTGTTAAAAGCGCCCTTATCAATACGGGCATGGTGACTAATGTGGCTGAAGCAGGTTCGCCGCCAACTTCAGGAGCGGGCAGCACTAGTGCCGTTGAATGGCCCGGCAAGGACCCTAACATGAGCACCGATTTTCAGCAAAACAATATCTCGTATGATTACGGTAAAACTATCGGCTGGGAATTTAGCTCGGGTCGTGATTTTTCAAGAACATTCCTGTCCGATTCTGCGGCGGTGATCGTCAACCAGGCAGCCGTTGATTTTATGAAAATGAAAAACCCTACGGAGACTTACATTACTTACTATAACAAGCAATATAAAATAGTCGGGGTTACTAAGGATATCATTATCGGCTCGCCCTATGAACAGGCACGCCCGGTAATTTATTTTCTATCGAAAGACCCGAGTAGCTATGTGTTGCTAAAGATAAACCCTAAAGCAAGCGCCGGCGAAGCTGTTGATAAGATCGCCTCTGTATTTAAAACTTATAACCCCGAGCAGCCTTTTGAATATCATTTCGTCGACCAGGAATACGCCAAAAAGTTTGGTAACGAAGAACGCGTGAGCAAGCTTGCCACCGCCTTCGCCAGCCTGGCCATTTTTATCAGTTGCCTGGGTTTGTTTGGTATGGCATCGTTTATGGCCGAGCAGCGGGTTAAAGAGATCGGCGTGCGCAAAGTGCTCGGCGCCTCGGTGTTTAACCTATGGCAATTACTGTCGAAAGATTTTGCAGTTCTGGTGATCATTTCTTTGATCATAGCCTCACCACTGGGATATTACCTGATGCACAACTGGCTTCAAAATTACCAATACCACACCGGAGTTTCCTGGTGGATATTCGCTGTCACCGCAGCAGGAGCCATGCTGATTACGCTGTTAACGGTGAGCTACCAGAGTATAAAAGCGGCGCTGGCCAACCCGGTAAAAAGTTTGCGCTCGGAATGA
- a CDS encoding ABC transporter permease: MIYSYLKIAWRNLNKHRFFSLVNICGLAIGIAAFWVISLYVASEVSYDRYNRKADRIFRVAQHGQWSGGSFNLAITSIPYAPAMKADYPEVEDAVRIDMEGGGKITYGDKRIMAGDISIVDNSIFNIFSYHFLDGDPNTALAKPHCIVLTKTLAIKIFGDATSAVGKTVSFDKDDPNLVTAVIDDVPEYSTFKFSALRSFNDNLTGRWGAAGVFTYVLLKNADDYKKIEARSEQFYNKHLKNDLNNIHYQMELQPLTSIHLHSHLDYEMGNNGNITYVYVFGLVGLLILGIAVINYFNLTTARSSVRLREIGIRKVIGSDRKQLMLMFFSESVLFTTFATVIALVLVQAILPYFNHLSGKALDIWHFGLAKSLLLFAGFALVAGIISGIYPALFLSGFSTIPAIKGQLGNQSSTIAFRKSLVVFQFVTTIVMIVGSCIIYQQLNYVMNKDLGFNKSQMLTFHIHSREARSKMESIKAQLLQSPLIQSAASAGNPIGNNDIGLNDFNLGPDGNTAADTKLVETLIVDEDFIPAMQIKVAAGRNFIKGVSDSANNAVIINETLVNELGWKNPVGRRVRTGVDHGVITFSTIVGVVKDFNTYSLQHKIAPLVLTLPAQANDKDNLYVRLGKTNIPAAIKYMQDVYSRFDPENKIDYHFLDQNFANQYQSEQKQGNLLLIFTVLAISIACLGLFGLVTFTAQQRVKEIGIRKVLGASIASIVSLLSKELVQLVLMATLIASPIAWFAMSKWLQSFAYKTTIHWWIFIAAGAAAILIAFITVSIRSVKAALANPVKSLRSE, from the coding sequence ATGATCTACAGCTATTTAAAAATCGCCTGGCGTAACCTTAACAAGCACCGCTTTTTCTCACTGGTAAACATCTGCGGATTAGCCATCGGCATAGCCGCCTTTTGGGTGATCAGTCTTTATGTGGCATCGGAGGTAAGTTATGATCGGTACAATCGGAAAGCTGACCGCATCTTCCGCGTGGCGCAGCATGGACAGTGGAGTGGTGGAAGTTTCAACCTGGCGATAACATCCATCCCTTACGCACCGGCAATGAAGGCCGACTATCCTGAAGTAGAAGACGCAGTACGCATAGATATGGAAGGCGGCGGCAAGATAACCTATGGCGATAAGCGGATCATGGCCGGGGATATTTCCATTGTCGATAATTCGATATTTAATATTTTCAGTTATCATTTTCTTGACGGCGACCCTAATACAGCATTGGCAAAGCCACATTGCATTGTGCTCACCAAAACACTGGCTATCAAAATATTCGGCGATGCCACATCGGCTGTGGGCAAAACCGTATCCTTTGATAAAGACGACCCCAACCTGGTTACAGCCGTTATTGACGATGTACCCGAATATTCCACATTCAAATTCAGCGCGCTGCGCTCGTTCAATGATAACCTGACAGGCAGATGGGGCGCAGCAGGGGTCTTTACGTATGTTCTGTTAAAGAATGCTGATGATTATAAAAAGATAGAAGCCCGGTCGGAACAGTTTTACAATAAGCACCTGAAGAACGATCTGAACAATATCCATTATCAAATGGAATTGCAACCACTTACGTCTATTCACCTGCATTCGCATCTCGATTATGAAATGGGTAACAATGGTAATATTACCTACGTGTATGTATTCGGCTTAGTTGGGCTATTGATATTAGGCATAGCGGTGATCAATTATTTTAACCTGACTACAGCACGGTCATCCGTACGATTGAGAGAGATCGGTATCCGCAAGGTAATCGGGTCGGATAGAAAACAGCTGATGCTGATGTTCTTTTCAGAATCTGTGTTATTTACCACGTTTGCTACTGTTATTGCGCTGGTATTAGTACAGGCCATATTACCATACTTTAATCATTTATCCGGGAAAGCCCTCGACATCTGGCACTTTGGCCTGGCCAAATCATTGTTACTGTTTGCTGGATTTGCCCTTGTTGCAGGCATAATCAGCGGTATTTATCCAGCCCTGTTTTTATCCGGGTTCAGCACCATACCGGCTATCAAGGGCCAGTTGGGTAACCAGTCCTCAACAATCGCTTTCCGCAAATCGCTCGTGGTCTTCCAGTTTGTTACCACCATTGTTATGATCGTAGGTTCCTGCATTATTTACCAGCAGCTCAATTATGTAATGAACAAGGATCTTGGCTTCAACAAATCGCAGATGCTTACATTCCATATTCACAGTCGCGAAGCCAGGTCGAAAATGGAATCCATCAAAGCTCAGTTGCTGCAAAGCCCGCTGATACAAAGTGCGGCTTCGGCGGGCAATCCAATAGGCAATAACGATATCGGACTGAACGATTTTAATCTCGGCCCCGATGGCAACACGGCCGCCGATACCAAACTGGTTGAAACACTAATTGTCGACGAAGATTTTATACCCGCCATGCAGATAAAAGTTGCTGCCGGCCGCAACTTTATTAAAGGCGTCAGCGACAGTGCGAACAATGCAGTTATTATAAACGAAACTTTGGTAAATGAACTCGGCTGGAAAAACCCGGTTGGCCGCCGTGTGCGCACCGGCGTCGACCATGGCGTTATAACTTTTTCGACTATTGTAGGCGTGGTTAAGGATTTTAATACCTATTCGCTGCAACATAAAATAGCCCCGTTGGTACTTACGCTGCCTGCACAGGCAAATGATAAAGACAACCTGTACGTTCGCCTGGGCAAAACCAATATCCCTGCCGCCATCAAATACATGCAGGACGTTTACAGCAGATTCGATCCGGAAAACAAGATCGATTATCATTTCCTCGACCAGAATTTTGCAAACCAATATCAAAGTGAGCAAAAACAGGGAAACCTGCTGTTGATATTTACCGTCCTGGCAATTAGTATTGCTTGTTTGGGTTTGTTCGGTTTGGTTACATTCACTGCGCAGCAGCGTGTAAAGGAGATCGGTATCCGCAAGGTTTTGGGCGCAAGTATTGCCAGCATAGTATCTCTTTTGAGTAAGGAATTAGTGCAACTGGTATTGATGGCTACCCTCATCGCATCGCCCATTGCCTGGTTTGCCATGAGCAAATGGCTGCAAAGCTTTGCCTATAAAACCACTATCCACTGGTGGATATTTATAGCAGCGGGTGCAGCGGCTATCCTCATCGCTTTTATCACGGTCAGTATACGGTCTGTAAAAGCTGCGCTGGCCAACCCGGTAAAAAGCTTGCGGTCGGAGTGA
- a CDS encoding outer membrane beta-barrel protein: MKRCLLLLLFFLIAAAARSQNHGTIKALVVDSVSKQPIGYSTIAVLKMKDSSLLSYTITDKNGAFTLYNINQAEPARLLISCVGYKSLRLVLELKKGDAVTDLGKVLLSTKTLQEVVIKGERAPVIIRKDTIEFNAEAFKVRPNAVVEDLLKKLPGVQVSHDGKITVNGKDISKLKVDGKDFFANDPKIATRNLDADMISKVQVYDDREGDPDHLKPDYEVKKIINLKFKKALKKSTFGRAMLGGGTRDRYQANTFLNKFQDELQLSASASSDNLSGTGIFGDGFHTPVLQAEPRGSVQRITNGTVNFNNKFGKQLKVNLIYYFNNDINDSKGTVNRQQFVGDTTFNTFSNNINHNGSTSQTLSGRLEYGSDTATSIKYNPEFSYNSNNGSSTTNATGSNNFAPLLSQSINSSASSGSSVSFRQEFTYYTRLSKKGASFSINHALSIGPSHSLNISSDQLLSYTAALQSDTLNRSAKNTSNRDDGNVGAAFHYPLTKKLSVTISASTNFDRDEGDLFTYQQNLQTGLYTIFLPDQSNNLTRKQWTEALHSELMYQFTDKISLKAGLAGQLQQVTNHFNSYTGDLDQHFNNLFPTAELHINKVNINYSEDLQQPAINDLQPITVVYSQLFSFIGNPDLKPTHRHSFGVNYFDFKTQSQVYLNLSSRVTVETNSVVRERTINAEGAEVTTPINRNGRFTTYLYAGAGKTFKKSGDWQISTNTNLNGSYGHNFFEVNDQDGYQNTIAVTLAQEISANWKDIIELRPGYSVSPAITKYQLVDYKGSSFVTQRANLGADFHLPNKISFSSNYTYTYNPQVAVGLRKNSNLLSLSVAKMVQKNDHGEFRLTCYDVLNQGISTFHYATENTINDIQNQTIRRYFLLSYSYRFNSTTTK, from the coding sequence ATGAAACGCTGCCTCCTGCTACTCCTTTTTTTTCTTATCGCCGCCGCTGCAAGGTCCCAAAATCATGGCACCATAAAGGCGCTTGTGGTTGATTCCGTAAGTAAACAGCCCATCGGCTATTCCACCATTGCTGTATTGAAAATGAAGGATTCATCCTTGTTATCTTACACCATCACAGATAAAAACGGTGCCTTTACACTTTACAACATCAACCAGGCCGAACCGGCCCGGTTGCTCATTTCCTGCGTGGGTTACAAAAGCCTTCGCCTTGTACTGGAATTAAAAAAGGGCGACGCCGTTACTGACCTTGGGAAGGTGTTGCTCAGCACAAAAACCCTACAGGAGGTTGTTATTAAAGGCGAACGCGCACCGGTGATCATCCGGAAAGATACCATCGAGTTTAATGCCGAAGCTTTTAAGGTGCGACCGAACGCTGTGGTTGAGGATTTGCTAAAAAAACTACCCGGTGTGCAGGTAAGTCACGATGGCAAGATCACGGTAAATGGCAAAGATATCTCGAAACTCAAAGTTGACGGAAAAGACTTCTTCGCGAATGATCCTAAGATAGCCACACGTAACCTGGATGCCGATATGATATCCAAAGTACAGGTTTATGACGACCGGGAGGGCGACCCGGATCATCTGAAGCCGGATTACGAGGTAAAAAAGATCATCAACTTGAAATTTAAAAAGGCGCTCAAAAAAAGCACTTTTGGTCGGGCCATGCTGGGCGGTGGTACGCGCGATCGTTACCAGGCCAATACATTCCTTAATAAATTCCAGGACGAACTGCAATTAAGTGCCAGTGCCAGCAGCGATAACCTGAGCGGCACCGGGATATTCGGCGATGGGTTCCATACCCCTGTGCTGCAAGCCGAGCCACGAGGATCGGTTCAAAGAATCACTAACGGCACGGTCAACTTTAATAACAAATTCGGTAAGCAACTAAAGGTTAACCTGATCTATTATTTCAACAATGATATTAACGACAGCAAGGGTACCGTAAACCGGCAGCAGTTTGTAGGTGACACCACGTTCAATACTTTTTCCAATAATATCAATCATAACGGTTCCACCTCGCAAACTTTAAGCGGGCGCCTGGAATATGGATCGGACACCGCCACGAGCATCAAATACAACCCGGAATTTTCATACAACAGTAATAACGGCAGCAGTACCACTAATGCCACCGGCTCCAACAACTTTGCGCCGTTACTGAGTCAAAGCATCAATAGCAGCGCGTCAAGCGGCAGTTCGGTCTCTTTCAGGCAGGAATTTACCTATTACACCAGGCTCAGCAAAAAGGGAGCCTCATTTAGCATAAACCACGCGTTGAGCATAGGTCCATCGCACAGCCTTAATATCTCATCCGATCAATTGTTATCCTATACCGCTGCATTACAGTCCGACACGCTGAACCGATCGGCAAAAAACACCAGCAACCGGGACGATGGTAACGTGGGCGCCGCTTTTCATTACCCACTCACTAAAAAACTTTCCGTCACAATATCGGCGTCGACGAATTTTGACCGCGATGAGGGCGATCTTTTCACCTATCAGCAGAACCTGCAAACAGGCTTATACACCATCTTTTTGCCCGACCAAAGCAACAACCTGACCCGGAAGCAATGGACGGAGGCCTTGCACAGTGAATTGATGTACCAGTTCACTGATAAAATATCACTTAAAGCGGGCCTTGCGGGACAATTGCAGCAGGTAACCAATCACTTTAACAGTTACACCGGCGACCTTGATCAGCATTTCAACAATCTTTTCCCGACGGCGGAATTACATATCAATAAAGTGAACATAAACTACAGCGAAGACCTGCAACAGCCGGCCATTAACGATCTGCAGCCTATAACCGTAGTTTACAGTCAATTGTTCAGCTTTATCGGCAATCCCGATTTGAAACCTACGCACCGGCATAGTTTTGGAGTGAACTACTTCGATTTCAAAACACAGAGCCAGGTATACCTGAACCTGTCATCACGGGTAACCGTAGAAACCAACAGCGTTGTGCGCGAACGAACAATCAATGCTGAAGGCGCCGAAGTAACCACACCAATAAACCGGAACGGTCGCTTTACCACCTATCTGTATGCAGGCGCGGGCAAAACTTTTAAAAAATCCGGCGATTGGCAGATCAGCACCAACACCAACCTGAACGGCAGCTACGGACATAATTTTTTTGAAGTGAATGACCAGGATGGTTATCAGAACACTATCGCCGTAACACTGGCACAGGAAATTTCGGCCAACTGGAAAGACATTATCGAACTGAGGCCGGGCTACAGCGTGAGCCCTGCAATAACCAAATATCAACTGGTGGATTATAAAGGTTCAAGTTTTGTAACTCAACGCGCCAACCTGGGCGCCGATTTTCACCTGCCGAACAAGATATCCTTCAGCAGTAATTACACCTATACCTACAACCCGCAGGTTGCCGTGGGTTTGCGAAAAAATTCGAACCTGCTGAGCCTTTCGGTAGCAAAAATGGTGCAAAAGAACGACCACGGAGAGTTCAGGCTGACGTGTTATGACGTATTAAACCAGGGCATCAGCACCTTCCACTACGCCACGGAGAATACTATTAATGATATTCAAAACCAAACCATCAGGCGGTACTTCTTATTGTCCTATTCGTACCGGTTTAACAGCACCACTACCAAATAG